TAACAGAAGAAAAATAATAGAATCATCAAAGAGTAGGCGAAAAGCGCCTTCCAAAATTGGACAATGATTAATGATTGGTTAAATATAATATCTGCCTCTCTTTGTAGAGAACTTGTAAGAGAATCttacattgtactccctccgtttcatttcataatgtaagacgttttttcacaCTACACTCGTGTCAAAGaaggtcttacattatgggacagagggaaccAGCCTACACAACACAAGAGCTCACAGCCTGTTACAGACACCATCACTTGACTGGTCATCATCCACAGAGGCCAACTAAAGcaagacatcatcaacatcaatgTAAGAACTCCATGAATGCATAAATGCTACCCTGCTGCCTGAGCTCAACAGTGCAGGTTCTTCAGGTGTCACCGCAGGGGAGCCCATCCTTGCAAGGCGAGTGAAGCTCCTTCAGCCGGCCAGGGGGAGCCCCAGGCTCCGTCACCAGGTCCACCTCGGCTCGCCTCTCCACCGCTCTTCGCCTCGCGACCGCAGGCTTACGCAGCCCTCCACCACCCCTTGTCCGTGCGCTTATCACGATCTCGAGCTCCTTTTTGCGACCGTGCCACTTCGATCATGAAAAGTAAGAGCTTGGAGTTAGTGTCAGGACAAGATGAAGATGAAAAAAACCGTGTAGCGTGCAGCAGCATGTTTCAATGGGTGCAAGGAGTAAGACCAAAGGGTGAACGAGTCTAGATTTTTGGGGCATTCTAATAAAACAAAAATGATTTAAATAATTATGGCAGTAACTGATGGACCTTTTTTCAGACAAAGGAATTCAGATTATGTCACCAACCATCTCTGTAAGCGGGGAGTACTGCAAGCAAAAAGTAACAAGCCTAAAAGCTTTAGGATCAATCAGAAATGTATTAGGATGTACTCCGTAAATGTCTATATAGGCTCGATCACAAAAGTATTAGGACGTAAATGTCTGTACTTATCACATTCTCATAAAACAGAACTGATCTAAATAGTTAAGAAAATGGTGAACCTGTTCCAGATCAAAACAAAAATAGCTTCAGATTATGTAACTAACCATCACTGTAAACAGAGGGTCAGAATAGTATTAGGACATAAATGTCAGAAAAACGTATTAGGACGCAATGCAGACAAATATAGGAAATGTCCACTACCTTGGTCAGCCTCTCTTTAAGCTTCGGTCTTGTGGATGCCAACACCCGTCTCGGCTGAGCATCTGACTTTTGCAGCACCAGCTTCTCAGGTTTCGCCTTCTTTGTTCTTTTAGTCAGTAGCTCCATTTTCGCTGCTGCTTGAAGCTTCTTGGCAACAATTTTTGTCACCACCCTTTTAAGCTTCTTGGTTACCCGTTCTTTCTCTTTGTTCCAAAGGAACACAGACATCATCTCAGACTGTATCTTGTCATAGCTGTCCCAGTCCAGCTTATCTTGCCCGTGGTCACCTTCTTTCGCTGCCTCAGCGATACTCTCTGACCATATACGAAGGATCATCTGTCTTGACCTGACAGAAATCATTCTCCTCTCCCATACCTTTCTCAGCGCGGCGCTTATTTTGTCTTTGCTCGATTGTCTGAAATACGACCAAACAGAATTTCAGAGCTACATACCAGCTATTTATCTATACACCTTAAAATAACAGAAACATGTATTTACGATTTACCTATGCAACTGACGGTGTCCTAGCATTTTCTTCTTAACCTGGGATAACAAAAGGAAAAAGGAGAGCAACTGGATTGAATTTTCAGAGAGTTCACAGACCATAACAAGAGCAGTTTATTCTTTGCCAGATGCAAAAAACGGTGTCTTACATGACATCACCTTGGGATCTCTCAGAGCCTCGATAGTGCCCTGCTTGATGCGCTGCCTGTGCTCTACAACACAAGAGATAATGTATTACTCCTCCAGATTGTACTGTCATGGCATATACTGCTTGTGTACCACATTGTCATGCACAACTGTTTTGCTGAGGTAAAAAAATCTTGTCAAGAGCGTGGCCGACATACCTTGGGTTAATTTCCTTCCTTTGGTCCAGGGAGCCTTCCCCTTGTTTGCAGCACTAATCTTTCGTCTTCTTTCGATTTCCTTCTCTGACAAACCACCGGGATAGGCACTGCCTAACTCCACATTTGATGGTGGACAATCGTCTTGCACTTGCCCCATCATATCGCCCTGCTTGGCTGAAAGTGCAGAAGAACAAATATGGGCCCATCGTTCATCCATGTCGTTGGACGGTCGTCCTGTGCAAGCCAGTGTTCTGAAGGATGGCCGGGGCGAAACAAGCCCTCGATGCTGTATTGACCCATCAAGGCGCCGAATTCCTTTCTGCTCCGACGACACGCAGCGCTTGCAGCGCGCAAGCTTGACTGTTCGGTACCCGGTAGCAGCAGCGCACTGGAAGGCCGTGGAACGCATGGTCGCCCTGTATGTGCCATTTGGTTCAGTAAGCATTCAGGCTATTTGTTCACTGAAAAAATTCAGTAGAAAACGACAGCCTCGTCGAGTTACAGTAGGAGGCTGAGCCGATGTCAATGTATTCATTTACAAAATCACAAATGCGGTGAAGAAGGGGAACTAACTAGGCAGCACCTGTACGTATGCACAATTTGGTGCGGTGAGCGTTCAGGTTCGTTGTTCACTGAAGAAATTCAGCAGGACTCTGACACGACAGCCGAGTTACTTACAGTAGGAAGATGAACTGATGTCAAGGTATTCATTTACAAGGGCAGTGGGGAAGGCGAGCTACTATAAGTACAGTACTAGGCGGCAACGAAGTAAATGGAACGGAGCCTCAGCATCCGAAGTGAGCAgtgtagaagagagagagagagagagagagagagagagagagagagagagagagaaacaaggAGAAAGTGTAGGGATGTTGGAAGTATACCTGGCACAATGCGCGGCCGCAGCCATGGATTCGTTTTTATAAAATGGAGCGGGGGGAAACCCCTTTCGATCAAAAAAAGTATACCTGGCACAATGCGCGGCCGCAGCCATGGATTTCGCGGAGAGCAAGCAGGCTAGAGgaagtcgccggcggcggcggcggtggcttgaGCCGGAGGGGAGTGGAGGAACTGGTCGGGCAGTGGATAGGAATAGGATACTCTTTGATGAGGCATCTTGGGCCTGTCGCCTGTGTGTGTGTATGCGTCAATTCTGGGCTAACAAACTGGGCCTGTAATCCATAGCCAGACGACTCCTCGAttttttttccttgattatcatatatGATGAGGAGTCTGTGTATATGCATTATGCCTTCATTTGTATAGGACGCCCTTTGATTTTTCAATAAAGGgcgtttttagtaactcaaaatgtagcatcagGCGGATACAAAACGTTGATGATCAACACCCAGAACAAACTAAGAGACGATAAAAGGCTGAAATATCGACAATAGTAGAGTCATATaggaccgacactatgcctatgtcgaatgAAGTCGTGGACCGATCCGGAGATTATGCTACCAACCATGTTGGGTAAAACCTCCCTGGCCACCCGCTCCAACCACATACATACCGACTTGAACTATGGATGACATTGCGTTCGGTATAACGTAGACCACGTATGAAGCGAGTGCGTACAACAGAAAATAACCCCCCTAAAAAACCTAacaatttctacatagccaaatcgCCTACAATACAGTTGAATCGTATGTTGGTTTACTGTCT
The sequence above is a segment of the Triticum dicoccoides isolate Atlit2015 ecotype Zavitan chromosome 1A, WEW_v2.0, whole genome shotgun sequence genome. Coding sequences within it:
- the LOC119294410 gene encoding uncharacterized protein LOC119294410 isoform X1, with the translated sequence MAAAAHCARATMRSTAFQCAAATGYRTVKLARCKRCVSSEQKGIRRLDGSIQHRGLVSPRPSFRTLACTGRPSNDMDERWAHICSSALSAKQGDMMGQVQDDCPPSNVELGSAYPGGLSEKEIERRRKISAANKGKAPWTKGRKLTQEHRQRIKQGTIEALRDPKVKKKMLGHRQLHRQSSKDKISAALRKVWERRMISVRSRQMILRIWSESIAEAAKEGDHGQDKLDWDSYDKIQSEMMSVFLWNKEKERVTKKLKRVVTKIVAKKLQAAAKMELLTKRTKKAKPEKLVLQKSDAQPRRVLASTRPKLKERLTKWHGRKKELEIVISARTRGGGGLRKPAVARRRAVERRAEVDLVTEPGAPPGRLKELHSPCKDGLPCGDT
- the LOC119294410 gene encoding uncharacterized protein LOC119294410 isoform X2 encodes the protein MRSTAFQCAAATGYRTVKLARCKRCVSSEQKGIRRLDGSIQHRGLVSPRPSFRTLACTGRPSNDMDERWAHICSSALSAKQGDMMGQVQDDCPPSNVELGSAYPGGLSEKEIERRRKISAANKGKAPWTKGRKLTQEHRQRIKQGTIEALRDPKVKKKMLGHRQLHRQSSKDKISAALRKVWERRMISVRSRQMILRIWSESIAEAAKEGDHGQDKLDWDSYDKIQSEMMSVFLWNKEKERVTKKLKRVVTKIVAKKLQAAAKMELLTKRTKKAKPEKLVLQKSDAQPRRVLASTRPKLKERLTKWHGRKKELEIVISARTRGGGGLRKPAVARRRAVERRAEVDLVTEPGAPPGRLKELHSPCKDGLPCGDT
- the LOC119294410 gene encoding uncharacterized protein LOC119294410 isoform X3, which produces MAAAAHCARATMRSTAFQCAAATGYRTVKLARCKRCVSSEQKGIRRLDGSIQHRGLVSPRPSFRTLACTGRPSNDMDERWAHICSSALSAKQGDMMGQVQDDCPPSNVELGSAYPGGLSEKEIERRRKISAANKGKAPWTKGRKLTQEHRQRIKQGTIEALRDPKVKKKMLGHRQLHRQSSKDKISAALRKVWERRMISVRSRQMILRIWSESIAEAAKEGDHGQDKLDWDSYDKIQSEMMSVFLWNKEKERVTKKLKRVVTKIVAKKLQAAAKMELLTKRTKKAKPEKLVLQKSDAQPRRVLASTRPKLKERLTKYSPLTEMVGDII